AAAAGAAAGGTGAACCTTTTCTCCTTGATGACAATTCTCGAGAGCAAGTTCATAGCTACATATTATTGAATTGTCACAAAATAGACGACTATGTTAGGTAAATCATACTAATTCTactatattttggtattttaattagaaattttGATAGGTCTGTTTTATACTTACAAATATTATACTTTTGGGTTTTAGTGAGCATGAGACTTATCAACAAGGAACAAGATGGATGAGAGCTAAAAACTATAGCAAAAACTTTCCTACATGGTTTAAAACATGTGCCTTGCGGCATGATGTTCCAAATTGGATAAAAGAGCTCTCTAGAGGACCAACCCAATGTGCAAAAAGATATTCTGGTTACTTTATCAACGGATATATATTTCACACTAGGCAACGTGAGGTAAGACGGAAGACACAAAATAGCGGTGTTACTTTAGTTGCATTGACAATAAGCTTTGCAAGCACAAAGGATGCAAATCCAATTCATGAAAATGTTTCTTATTATGGTAGAGTGAATGACATCATTGAGTTGGATTACTATGGAAATTTTAAGGTTACATTGTTCAAATGTGATTGGTATGAGGCTAGGGCGGATGCTTATGGCTCGACATATGTGCATTTTAACAAAAAGTGCTATCAGGAAGACCCTTTTGTATTGGCATGTCAAGTGCACCAATGCTTCTATGTGCAAGATgcatttgataaaaataaacattatgTAATGAAGACTGTTCCAAGGGACCTATTTAGCATAAGTGATCAAGTTGACATTGATGCTGAAGATACTTATGAAAATGAGCCATTTGATAATTCGACGGTTCCTTCTATACCTAATGATGATGGTGAAGTAGACTTGGTAAGGAATGATTTGAATGAAGTTCTCGTCGATGTTGCAAAAGAAGTCTATTTTTCCCAAGAGTATAACACAGGATCGGATGAAGAATATGATTCCGAAGACTTTTGAGTGACTTGTTTCCCTCTTTTATGGTATATAAGTCAGATTTATCGCTTTATGTTAGCAGTTTTGAACTTGATTTCTTGAACATTTTGTGATATAGAATTTGGCAATTGTTTGTTATGGTTCACTACTTGATTTACTTCTCATTTTGTTTTGCATATTTGTGGTTCTCTTGTAACCTCTTTCCTTTATTAGATGCGTATGGAATTGTATTTTATggttgttttatatttttatacagcAACTTAATGGAAAATAGAGCAACTTCAAAGAGGAAAGGCTGGTAAAAAAGTATCAAGCTCATGCAAAAGTTAAAGAATTTGAAATGAAggaaattttattgttttagatGCTATTTTATGGCTGTCATGGATGCTATTTTCTTTGCTGTTTTATGGTTATCGTGATTGTTTTTATAGTATCTACTTTGTGGCTGTTTTATGGCTGTTTCATGGCTGTTTTGTGGCTGATTTAGTTGCTGTTTTATGGCTGATTTAGTTGCTGTTTTATGGCTATGTTATGCCTATTTTATGGCTATTTTATGGCTGTCATGGATTGTTATTTTAATTGCTATTTTATGGTTGTTTTATGGCTATCGTGGTTGTTGTTTTAGTATCTACTTTATGGCTATTTTATGGGTGTCATGGTTGCTGTTTTATGGCTATTTTATGGTTGCTTACTGACTGATTTAATTGATGTTCTATGCCTATTTTATGCCTGTGTTATGGCTATCATGGACTGCTAATTTATGGCTATTTTATGACTATCATAGTTATTATTTTATGGCTGTTTCATGGCTGCTTTATGACTGATTTAGT
This sequence is a window from Arachis duranensis cultivar V14167 chromosome 2, aradu.V14167.gnm2.J7QH, whole genome shotgun sequence. Protein-coding genes within it:
- the LOC127744972 gene encoding uncharacterized protein LOC127744972; amino-acid sequence: MCYMGHRAFLPEDHPWRANKRSFNGKVEHRQAPPLLSGTEALSQLEYVDNSFGKLKPKKDGPWKKRSIFFDLPYWQYNTSRHNLDVTHIEKNIVDSIFRTLLDISGKTKDHTNARYDLQEMGIRKNLHPKKTNGSKKGEAGKERRISGYKTHDAHFMLHYLLRIPIKGILPDQVPVPLIRLGSFFRQLCQKSRPEGSIAEAYLVEECLTFCSRYLHSGVQTKLNRQPRNNDEPNNSMMETTDAFLNLFPKRGVPLGEKKGEPFLLDDNSREQVHSYILLNCHKIDDYVSEHETYQQGTRWMRAKNYSKNFPTWFKTCALRHDVPNWIKELSRGPTQCAKRYSGYFINGYIFHTRQREVRRKTQNSGVTLVALTISFASTKDANPIHENVSYYGRVNDIIELDYYGNFKVTLFKCDWYEARADAYGSTYVHFNKKCYQEDPFVLACQVHQCFYVQDAFDKNKHYVMKTVPRDLFSISDQVDIDAEDTYENEPFDNSTVPSIPNDDGEVDLVRNDLNEVLVDVAKEVYFSQEYNTGSDEEYDSEDF